Proteins from a genomic interval of Niabella soli DSM 19437:
- a CDS encoding aminoacyl-tRNA deacylase, with protein sequence MHPNVYKVLHDNNIPYQEIRHDSFSFPIHSPVDFAKALNYELGRITKSVFLRSKQKDKYVMAVCSMGKKLDFGGLAALAGVAKLEVAEKQELADKIGYPVNGVCSIGLSPDIQVFIDKPLAAFPTVLVGSGEAAVEIELSPAALIDISKANASAITLE encoded by the coding sequence ATGCATCCGAACGTTTATAAAGTTTTACACGACAACAATATTCCCTATCAGGAGATAAGACATGATTCTTTTAGTTTCCCGATCCATTCCCCGGTTGATTTCGCTAAAGCCTTAAACTACGAACTGGGCAGAATTACCAAGTCGGTTTTTTTGCGCTCCAAACAAAAAGATAAATATGTTATGGCGGTTTGCTCAATGGGCAAAAAGCTGGATTTTGGAGGTTTGGCCGCACTGGCAGGCGTGGCTAAATTAGAAGTAGCGGAAAAACAAGAGCTTGCAGATAAAATCGGGTATCCCGTTAACGGGGTGTGCTCAATTGGATTATCTCCTGATATCCAGGTTTTTATTGATAAGCCACTGGCCGCATTTCCCACTGTTTTGGTGGGCTCCGGAGAGGCTGCCGTTGAAATTGAATTATCGCCTGCAGCACTGATCGATATATCTAAGGCAAATGCCAGCGCTATTACTTTAGAATAA
- a CDS encoding DUF6875 domain-containing protein: MAKNATAGISLFDIGDIMFNNIPTVYAPYGKQLEGFSGWVNNFLIKPNPGLGRTGAVCPYIQYSKEQKFFKVGIYTELNPSQEHIIGLMREMKELFNEMHPTNNKDKRFKAITVLFPNLQGEEIRHIIDEVQLKLKPEFVDLGLMIGQFHENCAQPGLRNVHFRPLQAPVPLLAIRFMVETDWLFLAGDPVLEKAYYKNFGSINFGKKKEALD, encoded by the coding sequence TTGGCCAAAAACGCTACTGCTGGGATTTCATTGTTTGATATTGGTGATATTATGTTTAATAATATCCCCACCGTATATGCTCCCTACGGGAAACAACTCGAGGGATTTTCGGGTTGGGTGAACAATTTTTTAATTAAGCCTAATCCCGGTTTAGGGCGGACGGGCGCGGTTTGTCCCTATATCCAGTACTCAAAAGAGCAGAAATTCTTTAAAGTAGGGATCTATACAGAACTGAATCCTTCACAAGAACACATTATTGGTCTTATGAGGGAAATGAAGGAGTTGTTTAATGAAATGCACCCTACCAATAATAAGGATAAGCGTTTTAAGGCCATAACCGTCCTTTTTCCGAACCTGCAGGGAGAAGAGATCAGGCACATTATTGATGAGGTTCAGCTAAAATTGAAACCCGAGTTTGTAGACCTTGGATTAATGATCGGGCAATTCCACGAAAATTGTGCGCAACCCGGGCTCCGGAATGTTCATTTCAGACCCTTACAGGCGCCCGTGCCGCTGCTGGCCATCCGGTTTATGGTTGAAACAGACTGGCTCTTCCTTGCCGGTGACCCGGTATTGGAGAAAGCCTACTACAAAAACTTCGGATCCATTAATTTTGGCAAGAAAAAAGAAGCCCTGGATTAA
- a CDS encoding non-ribosomal peptide synthetase codes for MYSPEFYNSIHELITKQSQTLPNAIAIKHKKESITYQDLEISTNQINAFLHNKHITKGDVIAVVMDRSIPMAVCLLAILKAGATYLAIDPSLPIDRIRYLLADSSAKYVISSKKYEALSTGYTDKILFEDAWLNRGNYPEDFLPVARGCDDLIYIIYTSGSTGQPKGVGVSHKGLINLLLYRLKAPGVCKDDNMLGLSSMSFDIAQEELYLPLISGALLTIVDREITRDGSALLEIVRAEGITLMQATPYIWQMMLEAGWDTPLPLTIFCGGEAMTNELAGKLSDRCKEVWNMYGPTEATICTTVKKITDKNEPITIGKPIENARVYILDEHLTEVVPGAEGELYIGGAGVTKGYINRPELTAEKFIDDQFSTIPGEKMYRTGDLGRRLKNGDIQFLGRKDNQIKLRGNRIEKEEIEYQLKLQKNIKDAIVTVYEDGVKNARLMAYLTLKEPLKHDGIAALTSYCKGELKKILPEHMVPSNYEVIDAIPLLPSGKINLKALPRPNIQDAVAEYAAPDTELEKMLIAIWIKHIGIHNIGIHDNFFDLGGTSLIALKTKIQIEKLTNRRLSPSVLFKYPTIQQLAAAINSVTEEPYKSLVPIQPDGTRIPLYIVHGIGLNVLRFRNLALDLGADQPMYGLQAVTDQTESLDTIEAIASFYVEEIVRQNPTGPYIIGGYSIGGVIAYEMTRQLKKAGKAVKGLVIFDAAIQIPTHQYPLLKKILVKTYRQFPKLKFRVTSFINKPKENIAYIKALYSKKFTKGFYGIHDTYGLPDYMQHVIIKFKNAFNKYVIVPYDVTIDLFSSEKVYYLDDPKFLGWKKYARHGVNVYPVSSSHDTMFDTPHHLEIARVLQQRLDELNNQ; via the coding sequence GTGTACAGTCCTGAATTTTATAACAGTATTCATGAGCTAATTACCAAACAATCACAAACCTTACCAAATGCTATTGCGATAAAGCACAAAAAAGAAAGCATCACTTATCAGGATCTTGAAATAAGCACCAATCAAATAAATGCCTTTCTGCACAACAAGCATATTACTAAAGGGGATGTTATTGCGGTTGTTATGGACCGGTCCATACCGATGGCGGTATGCCTGTTGGCCATACTAAAGGCCGGAGCCACCTATTTAGCTATTGATCCCAGTTTGCCGATCGATCGTATAAGGTATCTATTGGCAGATTCCTCTGCGAAATACGTGATCTCCTCAAAAAAATATGAAGCACTTTCTACCGGTTATACGGATAAGATCCTGTTTGAGGATGCATGGCTAAACAGGGGCAACTACCCGGAAGACTTCTTACCCGTGGCCAGGGGTTGCGACGACCTGATCTATATTATTTACACTTCCGGGTCAACCGGGCAGCCTAAAGGTGTTGGGGTATCCCATAAAGGATTGATCAATTTATTGTTGTACAGACTTAAAGCACCTGGCGTGTGTAAGGATGATAATATGCTGGGCCTTAGTTCTATGTCTTTCGACATTGCCCAGGAAGAGCTCTACCTTCCCCTTATCAGTGGCGCTTTATTAACCATAGTCGACCGCGAAATAACAAGAGACGGCAGTGCCTTACTGGAAATTGTCCGGGCAGAAGGCATTACCCTAATGCAGGCAACTCCATATATCTGGCAGATGATGCTTGAAGCTGGTTGGGATACTCCCCTACCCCTCACGATATTTTGCGGTGGCGAAGCGATGACTAATGAGCTGGCCGGAAAATTATCAGATCGTTGCAAAGAGGTTTGGAATATGTATGGCCCAACAGAAGCCACCATCTGTACTACTGTTAAAAAGATTACGGACAAAAATGAACCCATAACGATAGGCAAACCTATTGAAAATGCGCGGGTATATATTTTAGATGAGCATTTAACTGAAGTAGTACCAGGGGCAGAGGGTGAACTTTATATAGGTGGTGCAGGCGTAACAAAGGGTTATATTAATCGGCCGGAGTTAACTGCTGAGAAGTTTATTGATGATCAATTTTCAACTATTCCTGGCGAAAAGATGTACAGGACCGGAGATCTTGGCCGGAGGCTTAAAAATGGGGATATCCAGTTTTTAGGCCGGAAAGACAACCAGATAAAGCTTAGAGGGAATCGCATTGAAAAGGAGGAAATAGAGTACCAGCTAAAATTGCAGAAAAACATTAAGGATGCAATCGTTACGGTATACGAAGATGGGGTGAAAAATGCACGCCTTATGGCCTATCTCACGCTGAAAGAACCATTAAAGCATGATGGCATTGCAGCATTGACGAGCTATTGTAAAGGGGAATTAAAAAAGATCCTCCCGGAACATATGGTTCCGTCAAACTATGAGGTTATAGATGCAATACCGTTGCTTCCGAGTGGGAAGATTAATTTAAAAGCATTGCCCAGGCCTAATATACAAGATGCTGTAGCGGAATACGCGGCCCCTGATACTGAACTTGAAAAAATGCTTATAGCAATATGGATCAAACATATCGGCATCCATAACATTGGGATTCATGATAATTTTTTCGATTTGGGTGGCACTTCATTAATTGCGCTTAAAACCAAAATCCAGATAGAAAAACTTACGAACAGGAGATTATCTCCATCTGTTTTGTTTAAGTATCCAACCATTCAACAACTGGCGGCGGCCATTAATAGCGTTACGGAAGAGCCCTACAAATCTTTGGTACCTATTCAACCTGACGGAACAAGAATACCCCTGTATATTGTGCACGGTATTGGTTTGAATGTACTTAGATTCAGGAACCTTGCGCTGGACCTGGGAGCCGATCAGCCCATGTATGGGCTACAGGCGGTTACAGACCAAACGGAATCGCTGGATACCATTGAAGCAATAGCGTCGTTTTACGTTGAGGAGATAGTGCGTCAAAATCCAACGGGTCCCTATATTATCGGAGGGTATTCTATTGGCGGGGTAATTGCCTATGAAATGACCAGGCAATTAAAAAAGGCCGGCAAAGCGGTAAAAGGATTGGTAATTTTCGATGCGGCGATACAGATTCCTACGCATCAATATCCGCTGCTCAAAAAAATCCTTGTAAAAACATACAGACAGTTCCCAAAATTAAAATTCAGGGTAACCTCTTTCATTAATAAACCAAAAGAAAATATAGCCTATATCAAAGCGCTCTATAGTAAGAAATTCACAAAAGGTTTTTACGGTATACATGATACATATGGTTTGCCTGATTATATGCAGCACGTTATCATTAAATTTAAAAATGCCTTTAATAAATATGTGATAGTGCCTTATGATGTTACAATCGATCTGTTTTCCAGTGAAAAAGTATATTACCTGGATGATCCCAAATTTTTGGGCTGGAAAAAATATGCGCGGCATGGCGTAAACGTTTATCCCGTTTCCAGTAGTCATGATACTATGTTCGATACTCCTCATCACCTGGAAATAGCCAGGGTATTACAGCAGCGGCTTGATGAGCTCAATAATCAATAA
- a CDS encoding glycosyltransferase encodes MSNINVYFFKYPVGYKWIPGDRHIIRFFKRLLNIKNVTGAEKVFLNLCKGFDLLKVKYTKNPSFKSIKPNEPVIILGDELYNSKSFLAGYDQPNPIIAGIGLMTHPAEWPNLLQQYPVVKYLQHCAWANDLFLPYYGKAVCEEWPAGVDTQKWSPNNRIEKKFDILLYNKIRWHKTERYQSLRAPVIQKLNEFGLSYIEIVYGNYQEKDYFKLVQQSRAMLFMCEHETQGFALCEALSADVPVLAWDPGYCQDPARFKWNAPVIKTTTIPFFDERCGMSFTDTNAFLNTIEHFWEKVQKRNFNPREYVAENLSLKVSAQKMLAIINKVYTSS; translated from the coding sequence ATGAGTAACATTAATGTTTATTTTTTTAAATATCCTGTTGGTTACAAATGGATACCCGGCGACCGGCATATTATTCGTTTTTTTAAGCGGCTTTTAAATATAAAAAATGTAACGGGCGCCGAAAAAGTATTTCTAAATCTGTGTAAAGGGTTCGATCTGCTAAAGGTCAAATACACAAAGAACCCCTCCTTTAAAAGTATAAAGCCCAATGAACCCGTTATTATACTGGGCGATGAACTGTATAATAGTAAGTCTTTTTTGGCAGGTTACGATCAGCCCAACCCTATTATTGCGGGAATTGGTTTAATGACCCATCCTGCTGAATGGCCCAATTTGCTGCAGCAATATCCTGTTGTAAAATACCTCCAGCACTGCGCCTGGGCCAACGATCTTTTTTTACCCTACTATGGAAAAGCAGTGTGCGAAGAATGGCCGGCCGGAGTTGATACGCAAAAATGGTCCCCTAACAACAGAATCGAGAAGAAATTTGACATCCTGCTTTATAATAAAATCAGATGGCACAAAACTGAGCGATACCAGTCTTTAAGAGCTCCGGTCATTCAGAAATTAAATGAATTTGGCCTCTCCTACATCGAAATTGTTTATGGGAATTATCAGGAGAAAGATTATTTTAAACTGGTGCAGCAAAGCCGTGCCATGCTGTTTATGTGCGAGCATGAAACACAGGGCTTCGCCTTATGCGAGGCCTTATCTGCAGATGTTCCGGTTCTGGCATGGGATCCGGGCTACTGCCAGGATCCTGCCCGGTTTAAATGGAACGCCCCGGTTATTAAAACCACGACAATCCCTTTTTTTGATGAACGCTGCGGTATGTCATTTACCGACACTAATGCCTTTTTAAATACCATTGAGCATTTTTGGGAAAAAGTACAAAAGAGAAATTTTAATCCCAGGGAATATGTAGCAGAGAACCTGTCTTTAAAAGTAAGTGCCCAAAAAATGTTGGCGATAATAAACAAAGTGTACACAAGCAGTTGA
- a CDS encoding helix-turn-helix domain-containing protein: MYPVATEVTTKSAAELLGCSRPHLVKLLEEGKISYTKVGKHRRLRYEDVLNYKKQIKEAQKKHIIDIMNFDEGTGLYDS, translated from the coding sequence TTGTACCCCGTTGCAACAGAAGTAACCACCAAAAGCGCCGCCGAATTGTTAGGCTGCTCCAGGCCTCACCTGGTAAAATTACTAGAGGAAGGTAAAATAAGTTACACCAAAGTTGGCAAGCACAGAAGGCTTAGATATGAAGATGTCTTAAACTATAAAAAGCAAATAAAAGAAGCGCAGAAAAAACATATTATAGACATCATGAACTTCGACGAGGGAACAGGATTGTATGATTCATAG
- a CDS encoding competence protein CoiA, producing MLYAIINSEKMGALPNTKGKCPLCQKEVFSKCGEIKLWHWAHKKGENCDNWYEPETEWHKNWKYIFGKEYSEITITKDGIKHRADIQTKDNVIIELQNSPLQKPIIRRRENFYGEKMIWIINGMGFKDNFRIHPEPFPGENYSPTEYGFVDKTTGEVIDQKSLPKKDDRFFWEYPRSSWNDVQRNVFIDFGDGNLFWVKDGMGTGFGKGRQIKKEDFIKKYGGDLDVFSAFVKEQKEKDKQQK from the coding sequence ATGTTATACGCAATAATTAATAGTGAGAAAATGGGGGCACTACCTAATACAAAAGGCAAATGCCCTTTATGTCAAAAGGAGGTGTTTTCAAAATGTGGTGAGATTAAGCTTTGGCATTGGGCGCATAAAAAAGGCGAAAATTGCGATAATTGGTATGAACCGGAAACAGAGTGGCATAAAAACTGGAAATATATTTTCGGCAAAGAATATTCTGAAATTACTATTACCAAAGATGGAATTAAACACAGAGCAGACATTCAGACAAAAGATAATGTTATTATTGAGCTTCAAAACTCACCTCTTCAAAAACCAATCATTCGCAGGCGGGAAAATTTTTATGGTGAAAAAATGATTTGGATTATTAACGGAATGGGGTTCAAAGACAACTTTAGAATTCATCCAGAGCCTTTTCCGGGCGAAAATTATAGCCCTACTGAATATGGATTTGTTGATAAAACAACTGGCGAAGTAATAGATCAAAAGTCCCTTCCAAAAAAAGATGATAGATTCTTTTGGGAATATCCACGAAGTTCATGGAATGATGTTCAACGAAACGTTTTTATTGATTTTGGTGATGGAAATTTATTTTGGGTGAAAGACGGAATGGGAACGGGGTTCGGAAAAGGCCGACAAATAAAAAAAGAAGATTTTATAAAAAAGTATGGCGGTGATTTAGACGTTTTTTCAGCATTTGTTAAGGAACAGAAAGAAAAAGATAAGCAGCAGAAATAG
- a CDS encoding helix-turn-helix domain-containing protein produces MKDQIININSVSELCRVFGFDKPKHPLITLIDTEKINVPASYIGSKVVLNLYMIALKDRDCGIEYGRNHFDFAEGVMAFAAPKQVSTIEKEMKPGEIKGWMLYFHPDLLRGTHLGNIISEYSFFDYKVVEALHLSEDEETLITTTITNITNEFSQRIDSHSQRVIVSNIELLLNYCLRFYDRQFYTRTTQNKDILSRFEKELKAYFEREEQLENNLPTINYFAEKFHLSPHYFSDLLKKETGRAAKDHINDHVIELAKNYLLGTNQSVNEIAYSLGFNYPHYFTRLFKSKTGLTPLAYKQLN; encoded by the coding sequence ATGAAGGATCAAATTATCAATATAAATTCTGTTAGTGAGCTATGCCGGGTCTTTGGGTTCGACAAACCCAAGCATCCCCTGATTACATTAATAGATACTGAAAAAATAAATGTTCCCGCATCTTACATCGGTTCTAAAGTTGTGTTGAATCTTTATATGATTGCCTTAAAAGACAGAGACTGCGGGATCGAATACGGCAGGAATCATTTTGATTTTGCCGAAGGTGTAATGGCATTTGCCGCACCCAAACAAGTGAGCACTATTGAAAAGGAAATGAAGCCAGGCGAGATAAAAGGATGGATGCTTTATTTTCACCCGGACCTGCTACGGGGAACGCATTTAGGCAATATTATTTCGGAATATTCATTTTTTGATTACAAAGTTGTTGAAGCGCTGCACCTGTCGGAAGATGAAGAAACTCTTATTACAACTACAATTACAAATATTACCAACGAATTTTCTCAGCGAATAGACAGTCATAGCCAAAGGGTAATAGTCTCCAATATTGAACTACTGCTAAACTATTGTTTACGTTTTTATGACCGGCAGTTCTATACACGAACAACCCAAAACAAAGACATTCTTTCCCGGTTTGAAAAAGAATTAAAAGCGTATTTTGAAAGAGAAGAACAACTGGAAAATAATTTGCCTACGATTAATTACTTCGCAGAAAAATTTCACTTATCACCTCATTATTTTAGCGACTTATTGAAAAAGGAAACAGGGCGTGCCGCCAAAGACCATATCAATGACCATGTGATAGAGTTGGCTAAAAACTATCTGCTGGGGACAAACCAGTCAGTTAATGAAATTGCCTATTCATTGGGCTTTAATTATCCGCATTATTTTACAAGGCTGTTTAAATCTAAAACCGGCCTTACCCCTTTAGCGTATAAACAATTGAATTAG
- a CDS encoding aldehyde dehydrogenase family protein produces the protein MTAQEAFNYLDPQAWAATSAVEKLTLLEEVQRNLGKYADQLALADLKMKNDFIGADIYTKGFGLAGTAGPVAGMLMGSHHLYEKLVNGELLEPVSVEKLDNGNTAIQTWPIFPKDKMVAGKQKGYLHVKGEPKQINPLDKPAGIIAISGAGNYSSSVEMVKALFYENKAVIHKPHQNNVETDKIWAKIFQPLIDRRALAFIEPEESRAMTGLDGLYAIYFTGSTSVAHAIQKNAKAPLISECGGNNPLLIVPGDRPWTDKEIKHQALQVVSVGKMNGGAVCGRVQTIVTSKNWPQRTQFLDAVRKAIAEDTYAVGTYYPGVEETKKAFLENQPTAEALKVENGKHPTTDFVFIPGIQEDDFAVKNEAFCQILSEIALDTENNVDDFLTKATAFCNDKLLGTLGCMILVDNDTMKNHETRIHKAINELNYGGIAVNTIPPNVFMSAYLTWGGCNESKEDFVSGVGNFGNAHNYKNVIKSVLIDDFNAQGMLMTNKTLMEHLFTNATYFAIDNSWTHFAKMASQMVVDGFKNKDF, from the coding sequence ATGACAGCACAAGAAGCCTTTAACTATTTAGACCCGCAAGCCTGGGCAGCTACCTCAGCAGTTGAAAAATTAACCTTGTTAGAGGAAGTTCAAAGAAATTTAGGTAAGTATGCCGACCAGCTTGCACTGGCAGATCTGAAAATGAAAAACGATTTTATTGGTGCAGACATCTACACCAAAGGTTTTGGCCTGGCAGGAACAGCAGGGCCTGTTGCAGGAATGCTGATGGGTAGCCATCATTTATATGAAAAATTGGTGAACGGAGAGCTGCTGGAACCCGTTAGCGTAGAAAAGCTTGATAACGGAAATACAGCCATTCAGACCTGGCCCATTTTTCCAAAAGACAAAATGGTGGCAGGAAAACAAAAAGGTTACCTGCACGTAAAGGGTGAACCGAAACAAATAAACCCATTAGACAAACCTGCCGGTATTATTGCTATTTCGGGAGCCGGGAACTATAGTTCTTCGGTAGAAATGGTGAAAGCGCTATTTTATGAAAACAAGGCCGTCATTCATAAACCACATCAAAACAATGTGGAAACGGATAAGATATGGGCAAAAATATTCCAACCACTTATAGATCGTAGGGCCCTGGCCTTTATTGAGCCGGAAGAATCGAGAGCCATGACTGGTTTAGATGGGTTATATGCCATTTATTTCACCGGCTCAACAAGCGTAGCCCATGCCATTCAAAAAAATGCCAAAGCGCCATTGATTTCAGAATGTGGCGGGAATAATCCGTTATTGATTGTGCCAGGCGACAGGCCCTGGACAGATAAGGAAATAAAGCACCAGGCCCTGCAGGTGGTTTCTGTTGGGAAAATGAACGGTGGCGCTGTTTGTGGCAGGGTCCAGACCATTGTTACTTCAAAAAACTGGCCCCAAAGAACGCAGTTTTTAGATGCGGTTCGTAAAGCCATTGCTGAAGACACTTATGCCGTTGGCACCTATTATCCGGGCGTTGAGGAGACTAAAAAAGCATTCCTGGAAAATCAACCTACAGCCGAGGCTTTGAAAGTAGAAAATGGGAAGCATCCCACCACCGATTTCGTTTTTATTCCGGGTATACAAGAAGACGATTTTGCTGTAAAGAACGAAGCTTTTTGCCAGATCCTTTCAGAAATAGCACTGGACACCGAGAACAATGTAGATGACTTCCTGACAAAAGCTACAGCATTTTGCAATGACAAGCTGTTGGGCACGTTAGGGTGCATGATATTAGTAGATAACGATACGATGAAAAATCATGAAACGCGCATCCACAAAGCCATAAATGAATTAAACTATGGAGGCATCGCAGTGAACACCATTCCGCCCAATGTTTTTATGAGCGCTTATCTAACCTGGGGTGGTTGTAATGAAAGCAAAGAAGATTTTGTTTCAGGTGTTGGGAATTTTGGCAATGCCCATAACTATAAAAATGTGATAAAATCAGTTTTAATTGATGATTTCAATGCCCAGGGAATGTTAATGACCAATAAAACGTTGATGGAGCATTTGTTTACTAACGCAACCTACTTCGCCATTGATAACAGTTGGACACATTTTGCTAAAATGGCGAGTCAAATGGTGGTCGACGGTTTTAAGAACAAAGATTTTTAA
- a CDS encoding SDR family oxidoreductase has product MNKTILITGCSSGIGRMTAKYFQEKGWNVVATVRKFSDSDAELTNLGNVLVTELDVTKEDTIKSTVEQAVTKFGKIDVLLNNAGYGSYGILEATPEQKIRMQFEVNVIGLLLVTKNVIPIMRKQGSGIIINISSMGGKITFPMGTLYHGSKFAVEGMSEALSYELSAIGIQVKMIEPGVINTNFATSSFDLNIDPALTEYQDFTDRVLKAFEAGANGSEPVLVAETIYKAATDGTNQLRYIAGPDAEQIIAARKQMDDPEYLALIRSQYGL; this is encoded by the coding sequence ATGAATAAGACAATTTTAATCACAGGATGCAGCAGTGGTATTGGCCGTATGACCGCCAAATATTTTCAGGAAAAAGGATGGAATGTAGTGGCAACCGTTCGTAAATTTTCTGATAGCGATGCAGAACTAACCAACCTTGGTAATGTATTGGTTACTGAGTTGGATGTAACCAAAGAAGATACTATAAAAAGTACAGTAGAACAAGCCGTAACTAAATTTGGCAAAATAGATGTGCTGCTGAACAATGCAGGATATGGATCTTATGGAATTCTGGAAGCTACCCCGGAGCAAAAGATCCGCATGCAGTTTGAGGTAAATGTAATCGGGCTGTTATTGGTGACTAAAAACGTGATCCCCATCATGCGCAAACAAGGAAGCGGTATTATTATAAATATATCTTCAATGGGAGGTAAAATAACGTTCCCGATGGGGACATTATATCATGGTTCTAAATTTGCCGTGGAAGGAATGAGCGAAGCATTATCCTATGAACTTTCAGCAATCGGCATCCAGGTAAAGATGATAGAGCCCGGTGTTATCAATACCAATTTTGCCACCAGTTCCTTCGACCTGAATATTGACCCCGCATTAACCGAATACCAGGATTTCACGGACAGGGTGCTTAAAGCCTTTGAAGCAGGGGCAAATGGAAGTGAACCCGTTTTGGTAGCTGAAACCATTTATAAAGCGGCTACCGATGGTACCAACCAGCTACGCTATATTGCAGGCCCTGACGCGGAGCAGATCATTGCGGCCCGTAAGCAAATGGACGATCCGGAATATCTAGCACTCATTCGTTCACAATATGGTTTATAA
- a CDS encoding RrF2 family transcriptional regulator: MFSKTCEYAIRAMIFIAQQTRNGERVSIIEIANGIDSPEHFIAKILQELSRKKIVLSLKGPTGGFYHDEATLEHSLADIVTAVDGNAIFTGCGLGLRECSETQPCPLHNKFKKIRKGTHQMLTQAKLSTFVDQPKTARTFLKR; encoded by the coding sequence ATGTTTTCTAAAACATGTGAATATGCCATCCGGGCGATGATCTTTATCGCACAGCAAACCAGGAACGGGGAGCGCGTGAGTATTATCGAGATCGCCAATGGCATTGATTCTCCCGAGCACTTTATTGCAAAAATTTTGCAGGAATTAAGCAGAAAAAAAATAGTGCTTTCTTTAAAGGGACCTACTGGGGGCTTTTATCACGATGAGGCCACATTGGAGCATTCCCTCGCAGACATCGTAACCGCTGTGGATGGCAATGCTATTTTTACCGGGTGCGGACTTGGCTTGCGGGAGTGTTCGGAAACACAACCCTGCCCGCTGCATAATAAATTTAAAAAGATCAGGAAGGGAACACACCAAATGCTGACGCAGGCAAAGCTCAGCACATTTGTGGACCAACCCAAAACAGCCAGAACATTTTTAAAACGCTAA